A window of the Streptomyces sp. NBC_00250 genome harbors these coding sequences:
- a CDS encoding ScbR family autoregulator-binding transcription factor: MAQQARAIRTRRAILESAAAVFAERGYERTTIGEILVRAGVTKGALYFHFASKEDVALGVLAAQMLDEPLTPQPVKLQELVDQGFLLAHRLQRDALVRASVALALDSGATGVDRAAPFRAWIDQVSEVLTVAKARGELLVHVNVTDTAELFSGAFAGIQTMSQILCDRNDLTYRVLVLLRHVLPTICTPALLTTIEMTEERARRLAAEYDLRQLQRGEGNLADTPG; the protein is encoded by the coding sequence TTGGCGCAGCAAGCGCGTGCAATCCGAACCCGGCGGGCGATCCTGGAGTCGGCCGCGGCCGTCTTCGCGGAGCGTGGCTACGAGCGCACGACCATCGGGGAGATCTTGGTGCGCGCCGGGGTGACCAAGGGGGCTCTGTATTTCCACTTTGCTTCCAAGGAAGATGTGGCCCTCGGCGTGCTCGCCGCCCAGATGCTCGACGAACCCCTGACGCCGCAGCCCGTGAAGCTCCAGGAGCTGGTGGACCAGGGCTTCCTCCTCGCCCATCGGCTGCAGCGTGACGCGCTGGTGCGCGCGAGTGTCGCGCTGGCCCTCGACAGCGGCGCCACGGGGGTCGACCGGGCGGCTCCGTTCCGGGCCTGGATCGATCAGGTCTCGGAGGTCCTCACGGTCGCGAAGGCCCGCGGGGAGCTCCTCGTCCATGTCAACGTGACGGACACGGCCGAACTGTTCTCGGGCGCCTTCGCGGGCATCCAGACGATGTCCCAGATCCTGTGCGATCGCAATGATCTCACCTACCGCGTTCTGGTGCTGCTCCGGCACGTGCTGCCGACGATCTGCACTCCGGCCCTGCTGACCACGATCGAGATGACCGAGGAACGCGCACGACGACTGGCCGCCGAGTACGACCTGCGGCAACTCCAGAGGGGAGAAGGAAACCTCGCGGACACTCCTGGTTAG
- a CDS encoding SDR family oxidoreductase, translating to MSALAGRTAIVTGASRGIGRGIAERLARDGALVAVHYGSNEKAARETVEIIEERGGRAFAIRAALEAPDAVDTFYAALDAGLAECGADPGFDILVNNAGASGSGRIQQLDTEVFDRLVTINVKAPLFLIQRGLDRLRDGGRIVNISSAATRHAFPDSVTYAMTKGAVDTMTLALAKELGPRGITVNAVAPGYIATDMNARRRATPEASAALAALSVFNRIGTPADIADVVAFLVSDDARWITGQYVDATGGTAL from the coding sequence ATGTCCGCGTTGGCCGGCAGGACCGCGATCGTCACAGGGGCGAGCCGCGGCATCGGAAGAGGCATCGCCGAGCGGCTGGCCAGGGACGGAGCCCTGGTGGCCGTCCACTACGGGAGCAACGAGAAGGCCGCCCGCGAGACGGTGGAGATCATCGAGGAACGGGGCGGCCGGGCCTTCGCGATCCGCGCGGCACTCGAGGCTCCCGACGCCGTCGACACCTTCTACGCCGCCCTGGACGCGGGCCTGGCGGAGTGCGGTGCGGATCCCGGGTTCGACATCCTCGTCAACAACGCCGGCGCGAGCGGCTCGGGCCGGATCCAGCAGCTCGACACCGAGGTCTTCGACCGGCTGGTCACGATCAATGTGAAGGCCCCGCTCTTCCTCATCCAGCGGGGTCTCGACCGGCTGCGGGACGGCGGCCGGATCGTCAACATCTCCTCGGCGGCGACGAGGCACGCCTTCCCGGACTCGGTCACCTACGCGATGACCAAGGGGGCCGTCGACACCATGACCCTCGCCCTCGCCAAGGAGCTGGGGCCCCGGGGGATCACGGTCAACGCCGTGGCCCCCGGCTACATCGCGACGGACATGAACGCGCGACGCAGGGCGACCCCGGAGGCGAGCGCGGCCCTCGCGGCGCTCTCGGTCTTCAACCGGATCGGGACGCCGGCCGACATCGCGGACGTGGTCGCCTTCCTCGTCTCCGACGACGCGCGCTGGATCACCGGCCAGTACGTGGACGCCACGGGAGGGACCGCGCTCTGA
- a CDS encoding HPP family protein — protein MSNQTQTPAGAATPPARSRWAGGAPPFPGGRPAVLGTLATVVSLVILVALGEATDQLLMIAPLAATAMIICSTPALPPAQPRGVMLGQVGSGVLGLVAVALFGRSLWVAAVAAGLSVGLMLLLRAVHAPAAATAVLAVLQDPAPLRFLVLLAIGSALLVLVGLIASRLGVIGKYPTYWW, from the coding sequence GTGAGCAACCAGACCCAGACCCCCGCGGGCGCGGCGACCCCGCCCGCCCGCAGCCGCTGGGCGGGCGGCGCCCCGCCCTTCCCCGGCGGCCGGCCCGCCGTCCTCGGCACCCTCGCCACCGTCGTCTCCCTGGTGATCCTCGTCGCCCTCGGCGAGGCCACCGACCAGCTCCTGATGATCGCCCCGCTCGCCGCCACCGCCATGATCATCTGCAGCACCCCCGCCCTGCCCCCGGCCCAGCCCCGGGGCGTCATGCTCGGCCAGGTCGGCTCCGGTGTCCTCGGACTCGTCGCCGTCGCCCTGTTCGGCCGCTCTCTCTGGGTGGCCGCCGTCGCCGCCGGACTCAGCGTCGGCCTCATGCTCCTGCTGCGGGCCGTCCACGCGCCCGCCGCCGCCACCGCCGTCCTCGCCGTCCTCCAGGACCCCGCGCCGCTGCGCTTCCTCGTCCTGCTCGCCATCGGCAGCGCCCTGCTCGTCCTGGTGGGGCTGATCGCCTCCCGCCTCGGCGTGATCGGCAAGTACCCCACGTACTGGTGGTGA
- a CDS encoding acyl-CoA dehydrogenase family protein — protein MGKDFDLYRPSEEHDMLRESVRALAEAKIVPFAAAVDEEGRFPQEALDALVANDLHAVHVPEAYGGAGADALATVIVIEEVARACGSSSLIPAVNKLGSLPVILSGSEELKHKYLGPLAKGDAMFSYALSEPDAGSDAAGMKTRAVRDGDFWVLNGVKRWITNAGVSEYYTVMAVTDPDKRSKGISAFVVEKSDEGVSFGAPEKKLGIKGSPTREVYLDNVRIPADRMIGAEGTGFATAMKTLDHTRITIAAQAIGIAQGALDYAKGYVTERKQFGKPIADFQGVQFMLADMAMKLEAARQLTYAAAAKSERVSAGGDKEDLTFFGAAAKCFASDVAMEVTTDAVQLLGGYGYTRDYPVERMMRDAKITQIYEGTNQVQRIVMARNLP, from the coding sequence ATGGGCAAGGACTTCGACCTGTATCGGCCCTCCGAGGAGCACGACATGCTCCGGGAGTCGGTGCGTGCGCTCGCGGAGGCGAAGATCGTGCCGTTCGCCGCCGCGGTGGACGAGGAGGGCCGCTTCCCGCAGGAGGCCCTGGACGCGCTGGTCGCCAACGACCTGCACGCGGTGCACGTCCCCGAGGCCTACGGCGGCGCGGGCGCCGACGCCCTGGCCACGGTGATCGTGATCGAGGAGGTCGCCCGCGCGTGCGGCAGCTCCTCCCTGATCCCCGCGGTCAACAAGCTGGGCTCGCTGCCGGTGATCCTGTCCGGCTCCGAGGAGCTCAAGCACAAGTACCTCGGCCCGCTGGCCAAGGGCGACGCGATGTTCTCCTACGCCCTGTCCGAGCCCGATGCAGGTTCGGATGCCGCCGGCATGAAGACGCGTGCCGTCCGGGACGGGGACTTCTGGGTCCTCAACGGCGTCAAGCGGTGGATCACCAACGCCGGCGTCTCGGAGTACTACACGGTGATGGCCGTCACCGACCCCGACAAGCGCTCCAAGGGCATCAGCGCCTTCGTCGTGGAGAAGTCCGACGAGGGCGTGTCCTTCGGCGCCCCGGAGAAGAAGCTCGGCATCAAGGGCTCCCCGACCCGCGAGGTCTACCTCGACAACGTCCGCATCCCCGCCGACCGCATGATCGGCGCCGAGGGCACCGGCTTCGCCACCGCGATGAAGACCCTCGACCACACCCGCATCACCATCGCCGCCCAGGCCATCGGCATCGCCCAGGGCGCCCTCGACTACGCCAAGGGCTACGTCACCGAGCGCAAGCAGTTCGGCAAGCCCATCGCCGACTTCCAGGGCGTCCAGTTCATGCTCGCCGACATGGCCATGAAGCTCGAAGCCGCCCGCCAGCTCACCTACGCCGCCGCCGCCAAGAGCGAGCGCGTGTCCGCCGGCGGCGACAAGGAAGACCTCACCTTCTTCGGCGCCGCCGCCAAGTGCTTCGCCTCCGACGTCGCCATGGAGGTCACCACCGACGCCGTCCAGCTCCTCGGCGGCTACGGCTACACCCGCGACTACCCCGTCGAGCGCATGATGCGCGACGCCAAGATCACCCAGATCTACGAGGGCACCAACCAGGTCCAGCGCATCGTCATGGCCCGCAACCTCCCGTAA
- a CDS encoding NAD-dependent epimerase/dehydratase family protein — MGPRILITGATGFIGARVAATAASAKEPTHVRLLVRRPEDLPGELSSPGTETVRGDLRDPESLRRACAGTDVLIHCASAVGGDEELARAVNDEGTRALVDAAAAAGVTRIVSLSTASVHGRGPFRAAAPGTLPLAPGSATSRTRAAGDRHVMDAGGTVLRPHLVYGTGDRQLIPGLVRLLAALPGPLDGGTSLHSLIDVDSLAGALLGAALSPATEPGPYYVQHPDPVPVGELLAAGEELLGRRTGRTRGPAVDVTTARALFAGVPFALHHLDMLATDHWFADDRPWRELGRDPGPGFTAGFADHVPWYRGLLERS, encoded by the coding sequence ATGGGCCCTCGCATTCTGATCACCGGCGCGACCGGATTCATCGGCGCCCGGGTGGCGGCGACGGCGGCGTCGGCGAAGGAACCCACGCACGTACGCCTGCTCGTCCGTCGACCGGAGGACCTCCCGGGCGAGCTCTCGTCGCCGGGGACGGAGACCGTCCGGGGCGACCTCAGGGACCCCGAATCGCTCCGTCGCGCCTGCGCGGGGACCGACGTCCTGATCCACTGCGCGTCGGCGGTCGGCGGCGACGAGGAACTGGCCCGCGCGGTCAATGACGAGGGCACCCGCGCCCTGGTCGACGCGGCCGCCGCCGCCGGGGTGACCCGGATCGTCTCGCTGAGCACCGCGTCCGTCCACGGCCGCGGCCCCTTCCGGGCCGCCGCACCCGGCACCCTGCCGCTCGCCCCGGGCTCGGCCACCAGCCGCACCCGGGCGGCGGGCGACCGGCACGTCATGGACGCCGGCGGGACCGTCCTGCGACCCCATCTCGTGTACGGCACCGGTGACCGGCAGCTGATCCCCGGCCTGGTCCGGCTCCTCGCCGCCCTGCCGGGCCCCCTCGACGGCGGGACCTCGCTGCACTCCCTGATCGACGTCGACAGCCTGGCGGGCGCCCTGCTCGGCGCGGCGCTCTCGCCGGCGACCGAGCCGGGGCCGTACTACGTCCAGCACCCCGATCCGGTCCCGGTCGGGGAGCTGCTCGCGGCAGGCGAGGAGCTGCTCGGACGGCGGACCGGGAGGACCCGGGGGCCGGCGGTGGACGTCACCACCGCCCGTGCGCTGTTCGCCGGAGTCCCCTTCGCGCTGCACCACCTGGACATGCTCGCCACCGACCACTGGTTCGCGGACGACCGCCCCTGGCGGGAGCTGGGCCGCGACCCGGGGCCGGGTTTCACCGCGGGGTTCGCGGACCACGTCCCGTGGTACCGCGGTCTCCTCGAACGTTCCTGA
- a CDS encoding cobalamin B12-binding domain-containing protein — protein MTPSARPQPLRSPEPSRRVLLTTGSSDAHTWNLVHLQLFLEEHGHSVLNLGPCVPEQLLVDTARMTSPDLVVLSSVNGHGHQDGLRAARALRADRKTRTVPMVIGGLLGISPEGAATRTAELLDAGYDEVYADGTPPTALLRRLADLGGACTGRAAA, from the coding sequence ATGACCCCGTCCGCACGGCCTCAGCCCCTGCGCAGTCCCGAGCCCTCCCGCCGGGTCCTGCTCACCACCGGTTCCTCCGACGCCCACACCTGGAACCTCGTCCACCTCCAGCTCTTCCTGGAGGAGCACGGCCACTCCGTCCTCAACCTGGGCCCCTGCGTCCCCGAGCAGCTGCTCGTCGACACCGCCCGGATGACCAGCCCCGACCTCGTCGTGCTCTCCTCCGTCAACGGCCACGGCCACCAGGACGGGCTGCGCGCCGCCCGCGCCCTGCGCGCCGACCGCAAGACCCGCACCGTCCCCATGGTCATCGGCGGGCTCCTCGGCATCTCCCCGGAGGGCGCCGCCACCCGTACCGCCGAACTCCTCGACGCCGGATACGACGAGGTGTACGCGGACGGCACCCCGCCCACCGCCCTGCTGCGCCGGCTCGCCGACCTCGGCGGCGCGTGTACCGGGCGGGCCGCGGCTTGA
- a CDS encoding ScbA/BarX family gamma-butyrolactone biosynthesis protein: MAGGFAAQGCAGTRGGTMDQNCRGATTDVPGEFVHRADPADIFPTGWTQRGENRFSVSAHWPASHPFFSPVAGDRHDPVLVAETIRQATMLVAHAELGVPVDDQFVMWDLHFTADPAALAVNGLPSDVTVDIHFPELGARRGRARNLPTVVRLTRGGRPLATGGGLAGYTSAAAYRRLRGDRMAALGRPVPLVQGVAPHLVGRRRPQDVVLGPGTRTGQWRLRVDTDHSILFRRQNDHAPGMMLLEAARQAATMTAGGAVFMPTAVNVSFERYAELDSPCWIEAEVVPTTDRSTTVVRVTGRQRGLSVFVCTLASPSPALAVAGAGLDGRLAG, encoded by the coding sequence ATGGCGGGCGGGTTTGCCGCCCAGGGGTGCGCGGGAACGCGAGGGGGAACCATGGATCAGAACTGCCGCGGAGCGACGACGGACGTCCCCGGGGAGTTCGTCCACCGAGCGGACCCCGCCGACATCTTTCCCACCGGCTGGACGCAGCGGGGAGAGAACCGATTCTCCGTCTCTGCTCACTGGCCCGCCTCACATCCCTTCTTCTCTCCCGTGGCAGGGGACCGGCACGACCCCGTTCTGGTGGCCGAGACGATACGCCAGGCCACCATGCTCGTCGCTCACGCGGAACTGGGGGTACCCGTGGACGACCAGTTCGTCATGTGGGACCTCCATTTCACCGCCGACCCCGCGGCGCTGGCCGTCAACGGCCTTCCCTCGGACGTCACCGTCGACATCCACTTCCCCGAGCTCGGCGCCCGCCGCGGCCGCGCCAGGAACCTGCCCACCGTCGTGCGGCTCACCCGGGGCGGACGCCCGCTCGCCACCGGTGGCGGCCTCGCCGGATACACCTCGGCCGCGGCCTACCGTCGGCTCCGGGGCGACCGGATGGCGGCGCTCGGCAGACCCGTCCCCCTGGTCCAGGGGGTCGCTCCGCACCTGGTCGGCCGCCGTCGACCGCAGGACGTCGTCCTCGGTCCGGGTACCCGGACGGGCCAGTGGCGGTTGAGGGTCGACACCGACCACTCCATACTCTTCCGGCGCCAGAACGATCACGCACCCGGGATGATGCTCCTCGAAGCCGCCCGGCAGGCCGCGACGATGACGGCCGGCGGCGCAGTGTTCATGCCCACCGCCGTGAACGTCTCCTTCGAGCGCTACGCCGAACTCGACAGCCCCTGCTGGATCGAGGCCGAGGTCGTGCCCACCACCGACCGCTCGACGACCGTCGTCCGGGTCACGGGCCGGCAGCGGGGCCTGTCGGTCTTCGTGTGTACGCTCGCTTCCCCGTCCCCGGCACTCGCGGTGGCCGGAGCCGGCCTCGACGGCCGGCTGGCAGGCTGA
- a CDS encoding TetR/AcrR family transcriptional regulator, with translation MYTDSGSRTGLFDALGTDLLHRGGFERMVREVVRPDALEGLRGGIRDNVERYAAHHDVLRTLYSTASLDAEAVGGAVRRMETCRATGMDDLARRLGAQGMLREDVTVTEAGHRLWLLSSFDGFDLLHTGRSLTVDQIAATLIGTAEHALCH, from the coding sequence GTGTACACGGACTCCGGATCGCGCACCGGACTCTTCGACGCCCTCGGCACCGACCTGCTGCACCGCGGCGGCTTCGAGCGGATGGTGCGCGAGGTGGTCCGGCCCGACGCGCTCGAAGGGCTTCGCGGCGGCATCCGGGACAACGTCGAGAGGTACGCCGCCCACCACGACGTCCTGCGCACCCTGTACTCCACGGCCTCGCTCGACGCCGAGGCCGTCGGCGGCGCGGTCCGGCGGATGGAGACCTGCCGCGCCACCGGAATGGACGACCTCGCCCGTCGGCTCGGCGCACAGGGAATGCTCCGCGAGGACGTCACCGTCACCGAGGCGGGTCACCGCCTCTGGCTGCTCTCGTCCTTCGACGGCTTCGATCTGCTCCACACGGGACGCTCGCTGACGGTGGACCAGATCGCCGCGACCCTCATCGGCACCGCCGAGCACGCCCTCTGCCACTGA
- a CDS encoding vanadium-dependent haloperoxidase, producing MSHRPAAPASTTTTGARTALTRRRVLTTSAAAAGALALPGTPAWAVPTSFEAETRTGRRRPGAVTDPSVVIRWNQAAMDAILGRYQAAGNRFGPATVNARALAIIHNAIYDAWACYDRCAVGTRFGGALRRPRSERTLDNKNVAISYAAHLALLDLYPEYKVAIDNMLRSLGHDPELTDPRRNSPAWIGRRTARAVLDYRHADGANQLGTPAYSDTTGYQPRNTPQTAGAFDPATVTDPAHWTPLIVGGKTQRYLTPQFAVMQPFALSRPDQFTVPAPPAYPSVRMTAAIEELLDISAHLTDEQKAIAEFWLNDDVTPPGAQQMWGRYVSARDGHGVDEDAQIFFGLNMAECDAAIGSWAVKAQYDFARPSTLIPFDQRGRQIRSWGGPGQGAVTMDGVDWQAYVAVPPFPATVSGHSTFSGAAAEFLRRFTGSDSFGDSYRFKAGASTVEPGLTPRTDVVLHWPTFSEAARQAGISRVYGGMHWSFDNEPGIEMGHRIGKVVHRQAMRYFGGTHR from the coding sequence ATGTCCCACCGACCCGCCGCCCCCGCCTCCACCACGACCACCGGGGCCCGCACAGCGCTCACCCGGCGCCGGGTGCTCACCACGTCCGCCGCCGCGGCCGGGGCGCTCGCCCTGCCCGGCACCCCGGCGTGGGCCGTCCCCACCAGCTTCGAGGCGGAGACGCGCACCGGTCGCCGTCGGCCCGGCGCCGTGACCGACCCCAGCGTCGTCATCCGCTGGAACCAGGCCGCGATGGACGCGATTCTCGGCCGCTACCAGGCCGCCGGCAACCGCTTCGGCCCCGCCACCGTGAACGCCCGTGCCCTCGCGATCATCCACAACGCCATCTACGACGCCTGGGCCTGTTACGACCGCTGTGCCGTCGGCACCCGCTTCGGCGGCGCCCTGCGCCGGCCCCGCTCCGAGCGCACCCTCGACAACAAGAACGTAGCGATCAGCTACGCGGCGCACCTCGCCCTGCTCGACCTGTACCCCGAGTACAAGGTCGCCATCGACAACATGCTCCGCAGCCTCGGCCACGACCCCGAGCTCACCGACCCCCGCCGCAACAGCCCCGCCTGGATAGGCCGCCGCACCGCGCGGGCCGTCCTCGACTACCGCCACGCCGACGGCGCCAACCAGCTCGGCACCCCGGCGTACTCCGACACCACCGGCTACCAGCCGCGCAACACCCCGCAGACCGCCGGGGCCTTCGACCCGGCCACCGTCACCGACCCGGCGCACTGGACCCCGTTGATCGTCGGCGGCAAGACGCAGCGCTACCTCACCCCGCAGTTCGCGGTGATGCAGCCCTTCGCACTGTCCCGCCCCGACCAGTTCACGGTCCCCGCCCCGCCCGCGTACCCCTCGGTCCGGATGACCGCGGCGATCGAGGAACTCCTCGACATCAGCGCCCATCTGACGGACGAGCAGAAGGCCATCGCCGAGTTCTGGCTCAACGACGACGTCACCCCGCCCGGCGCGCAGCAGATGTGGGGACGGTACGTCTCCGCCCGCGACGGCCACGGGGTCGACGAGGACGCCCAGATCTTCTTCGGCCTCAACATGGCCGAGTGCGACGCGGCCATCGGCTCCTGGGCCGTCAAGGCCCAGTACGACTTCGCGCGCCCCTCCACCCTCATCCCGTTCGACCAGCGCGGCCGGCAGATCCGCTCCTGGGGCGGCCCCGGCCAGGGGGCCGTCACCATGGACGGCGTCGACTGGCAGGCGTACGTGGCCGTTCCGCCCTTCCCGGCCACCGTCTCCGGGCACAGCACCTTCTCCGGCGCCGCCGCCGAGTTCCTGCGCCGCTTCACCGGCTCGGACTCCTTCGGCGACTCGTACCGCTTCAAGGCGGGCGCCTCCACCGTCGAGCCCGGCCTCACCCCGCGCACCGACGTGGTCCTGCACTGGCCCACCTTCAGCGAGGCCGCGCGGCAGGCCGGCATCTCCCGGGTGTACGGCGGCATGCACTGGAGCTTCGACAACGAGCCCGGCATCGAGATGGGCCACCGCATCGGCAAGGTCGTACACCGGCAGGCCATGCGCTACTTCGGCGGCACGCACCGCTGA
- a CDS encoding cupin domain-containing protein — protein sequence MPDVTVFRNVLRNGFDQTDLPWVPWTEPGRVGVEFVVLWGPDPAEGEDSASLLLRFPPGAHGDFHEHLGHELMLVLDGTLDHSDGRRFHRGDLVVEEPGTRHQMSSAEGCTVLAVRARPAASRTPGAGEITTGVGAGAGTPSV from the coding sequence ATGCCTGACGTGACCGTCTTCCGCAACGTGCTCCGCAACGGCTTCGACCAGACCGACCTGCCCTGGGTGCCGTGGACCGAACCCGGCCGCGTCGGCGTCGAGTTCGTCGTCCTCTGGGGCCCCGACCCGGCCGAGGGCGAGGACTCCGCCTCACTGCTGCTGCGCTTCCCGCCGGGCGCGCACGGCGACTTCCACGAGCACCTGGGTCATGAGCTGATGCTCGTCCTCGACGGCACCCTCGACCACAGCGACGGACGCCGCTTCCATCGCGGCGACCTCGTCGTCGAGGAGCCGGGCACCCGCCACCAGATGTCCAGCGCCGAGGGCTGCACCGTCCTCGCCGTCCGCGCCCGCCCCGCCGCCTCCCGCACCCCCGGGGCCGGCGAGATCACCACCGGCGTCGGCGCGGGCGCCGGGACCCCCTCCGTCTGA
- a CDS encoding sulfurtransferase — translation MNRDRLLVSCEQIMEQLRNPAAGDENTVLVEITDGGSRLGRIPGSVRLDWTGDLQDPVRRDVIGPEAFAELLGRHGISADHTVVFLSGNNNWWATAGYWQFTLYGHRELRILDGGRLRWEALGAALTQDVPAREPVTYPVPAVDETIRARREDMLDHIGRHQLLDVRSLEEYLGQSNTPPGVPEDLGVRCGHALSAEHIPWHTAVRPDGTFRDDTELAAAYADVRTDTPTVVYCRVGWRSAHSWFVLSELLGLPDIRNYDGAWREFGSLIGAPIVNGPQPWGPDGIPSIVAQRDAASEVRAHA, via the coding sequence GTGAACCGAGACAGACTGCTCGTCAGCTGCGAGCAGATCATGGAACAGCTGCGGAACCCCGCGGCCGGGGACGAGAACACGGTCCTCGTCGAGATCACCGACGGCGGCAGCCGACTGGGCCGGATCCCCGGCTCGGTCCGCCTGGACTGGACCGGCGACCTCCAGGACCCGGTGCGCCGGGACGTCATCGGCCCCGAGGCCTTCGCCGAACTCCTCGGCCGGCACGGCATATCCGCCGACCACACCGTCGTCTTCCTCAGTGGCAACAACAACTGGTGGGCCACCGCCGGGTACTGGCAGTTCACCCTGTACGGCCACCGGGAACTGCGCATCCTCGACGGCGGCCGGCTCCGCTGGGAGGCGCTCGGCGCCGCCCTCACCCAGGACGTCCCCGCGCGCGAGCCCGTCACGTACCCCGTACCGGCCGTCGACGAGACGATCCGCGCCCGCCGCGAGGACATGCTCGACCACATCGGACGCCACCAACTCCTCGACGTCCGATCCCTGGAGGAGTACCTCGGGCAGAGCAACACCCCGCCCGGCGTGCCCGAGGACCTCGGTGTGCGCTGCGGCCACGCGCTCTCCGCCGAGCACATCCCCTGGCACACCGCCGTCCGCCCCGACGGCACCTTCCGCGACGACACGGAGCTGGCCGCCGCCTACGCCGACGTCCGCACCGACACCCCGACCGTCGTCTACTGCCGGGTCGGCTGGCGCTCCGCGCACAGCTGGTTCGTGCTGAGCGAACTCCTCGGCCTGCCCGACATCCGCAACTACGACGGCGCCTGGCGCGAGTTCGGCTCGCTCATCGGCGCCCCCATCGTCAACGGGCCCCAGCCCTGGGGCCCCGACGGCATCCCGTCCATCGTCGCCCAGCGCGACGCCGCCTCGGAGGTCCGCGCCCATGCCTGA
- a CDS encoding ScbR family autoregulator-binding transcription factor, with amino-acid sequence MTTQERATRTRDALIKSAAREFDQHGYTLAKLSAISAGAGVSPGALHFHFDNKAAIATAVESEATTALRRTARIVYRQGSNALQNLTDTSHSLARLLREDVVVRAGFRLSCSRGSRTDLNLRQEWQSCVQQRLAEAADEGQLAAGHSGQQDLVRTVVASTVGLEALCRDNGEWLSPDTVTSLWRTLLPMLAAPGTLAGLEPAGSSAVPAPRAHTRVG; translated from the coding sequence GTGACCACACAAGAGCGGGCCACGCGGACCCGCGACGCGCTGATCAAGTCGGCGGCCAGGGAATTCGACCAGCACGGCTACACCCTGGCCAAGTTGTCGGCGATCAGCGCGGGAGCGGGCGTGAGCCCCGGCGCGCTCCACTTCCACTTCGACAACAAGGCGGCGATCGCCACCGCCGTCGAGTCCGAGGCGACGACCGCCCTGCGAAGAACCGCCCGGATCGTCTACCGGCAGGGCTCGAACGCCCTGCAGAACCTGACCGACACCTCACACTCCCTGGCCCGGCTGCTCCGCGAGGACGTCGTCGTACGGGCGGGATTCCGGCTCAGTTGCTCCCGGGGCAGCCGTACGGACCTGAATCTGCGCCAGGAGTGGCAGAGCTGCGTACAGCAACGGCTCGCGGAGGCGGCCGACGAGGGCCAGCTCGCCGCCGGCCACAGCGGTCAGCAGGACCTCGTCCGCACCGTGGTGGCCTCCACCGTCGGCCTTGAGGCACTGTGCCGGGACAACGGCGAGTGGCTGTCGCCCGACACCGTCACGAGCCTTTGGCGGACGCTCCTGCCGATGCTCGCCGCCCCCGGGACGCTCGCCGGTCTGGAACCGGCGGGCAGTTCGGCCGTGCCCGCGCCCCGCGCGCACACCCGGGTGGGCTGA
- a CDS encoding electron transfer flavoprotein subunit beta/FixA family protein, which produces MTLRIAVCVKYVPDATGDRGFADDLTVDRDEVDGLLSELDEYAVEQALRISEESDDAEVTVVTVGPDDAKDALRKALSMGADKAVHVNDEDIHGSDVIATSAILAKALEKTGFDLVVCGMASTDGTMGVLPALLAERLSLPQVTLLSELSVEDGVVKGRRDGDAATELLEAPLPAIASVTDQSGEARYPSFKGIMAAKKKPVQELDLDDLDIDADEVGLAGAWTLVDAVAARPARTQGTIVTDEGDGGKQLAAFLATQKFI; this is translated from the coding sequence GTGACCCTGAGGATCGCTGTCTGTGTGAAGTACGTACCCGACGCGACCGGCGACCGCGGTTTCGCCGACGACCTGACCGTCGACCGCGACGAGGTCGACGGCCTGCTGTCGGAGCTCGACGAGTACGCCGTCGAGCAGGCCCTGCGCATCTCGGAGGAGTCCGACGACGCCGAGGTCACCGTCGTGACCGTGGGCCCGGACGACGCCAAGGACGCGCTGCGCAAGGCGCTGTCGATGGGCGCCGACAAGGCCGTCCACGTCAACGACGAGGACATCCACGGCTCCGACGTCATCGCGACCTCCGCGATCCTGGCCAAGGCCCTGGAGAAGACCGGCTTCGACCTGGTCGTCTGCGGCATGGCCTCGACCGACGGCACCATGGGCGTGCTGCCCGCGCTGCTCGCCGAGCGCCTGAGCCTGCCGCAGGTCACCCTGCTCTCGGAGCTCTCCGTCGAGGACGGTGTCGTGAAGGGCCGCCGTGACGGCGACGCCGCCACCGAGCTCCTGGAGGCCCCGCTGCCGGCGATCGCCTCGGTCACCGACCAGTCGGGCGAGGCCCGTTACCCCTCCTTCAAGGGGATCATGGCCGCCAAGAAGAAGCCGGTCCAGGAGCTGGACCTGGACGACCTGGACATCGACGCCGACGAGGTGGGCCTCGCCGGGGCCTGGACCCTGGTCGACGCCGTGGCCGCCCGCCCTGCCCGTACGCAGGGCACGATCGTCACGGACGAGGGCGACGGCGGCAAGCAGCTCGCCGCCTTCCTCGCCACCCAGAAGTTCATCTGA